Within Pseudomonas paeninsulae, the genomic segment GGCCAGGCCATCACCAACCGTGACAGCGCGGCCAAGGCTTGCGCGGTCTTGGCCATCGTCGGGGTGATCAACATCCCGATCATCAAATACTCGGTGGAGTGGTGGAACACCCTGCACCAACCCGCCACTTTCAGCGTGATCGAGAAACCGGCCATGCCGCTGGAAATGTGGCTGCCACTGCTGATCATGGTGCTTGGCTTCTACTGTTTTTTCGCTGCCGTATTGTTGCTGCGCATGCGTCTTGAGGTACTCAAGCGTGAGGCACGCAGCAGTTGGGCCAAGGCTGAGGTCAAAGCTCAGGTGGAGAAAGGTCTATGAGCTTCACCTCGTTTGCCGCGTTTTTCGCCATGGGTACTCATGGTGCCTATGTCTGGTCGTCCTTTGGCATCAGCCTGGCTGTGCTGGCGCTGAATGTTGCGCTGCCGCTGTTGGCGCGCCGCCGTTACCTGCAAGACGAGGCGCGTCGTTTGCGCCGGGAGAAGTTGCAATGAATCCTGTTCGCAAGAAGCGCCTGTTCATCGTCTTGGCGATCTTGGCCGGTGTGGGTATCGCCGTGGCCTTGGCGCTGAGTGCGCTGCAACAGAACATCAACCTGTTCTATACCCCGACCCAGATCGCCAACGGCGAGGCGCCGCAGGACACGCGTATCCGCGCCGGTGGGTTGGTGGAAGAGGGCTCGGTCACGCGCTCCAGCAACTCTCTGGAAACCGATTTCGTGGTGACCGACGGGGCAGAAAACGTGACTATTCGCTACAGCGGCATCCTTCCGGATCTGTTCCGTGAAGGCCAGGGCATCGTGGCCATGGGCAAGGTCAATGCCGATGGCGTGCTGATCGCCGACCAGGTGCTGGCCAAGCACGATGAAAACTACATGCCCCCGGAAGTCATGCATGCATTGGAGCAAAGTGCAATGAAGCAAAAATATGACGCGGCTCAACAAGGGGGTGCGCAATGATCCCCGAACTTGGCCACCTGGCAATGATTCTGGCGCTGTGCCTGACCCTGGTGCAAGCCAGCTTGCCGATGATCGGTGCCTGGCGCGGCGATCGGCAGTGGATGAGCCTGGCGGTGCCGGCGGCCTGGGGCCAGTTCGCCTTCCTGGTATTTGCCTTTATCTGCCTGACCTATGCCTTCATGGTCGACGACTTTTCCGTCGCCTATGTGGCCCACAACTCCAACAGCGCGCTGCCCTGGTACTACAAATTCAGTGCGGTGTGGGGCGCGCATGAAGGCTCGCTGCTGCTCTGGGCGCTGATTCTGGCCGGCTGGACCTTCGCCGTGTCGATTTTCTCCAGGCAGTTGCCCGAGGAGATGCTCGCCCGCGTGCTCGGCGTGATGGGCATGATCAGCGTCGGCTTCTTGCTGTTCCTTATCGTCACCTCCAACCCGTTCGAACGCTTGCTGCCGAACAGTCCGGTAGACGGCCGCGACCTCAATCCACTGCTGCAGGATTTCGGTCTGATCATCCATCCGCCGATGCTGTATATGGGCTACGTCGGTTTCTCGGTGGCCTTCGCCTTCGCCATCGCCGCCTTGCTCGGCGGCAAGCTGGATGCGGCCTGGGCGCGCTGGTCGCGGCCCTGGACCGTCGTCGCCTGGGCCTTCCTCGGTATCGGTATCGCCCTCGGTTCCTGGTGGGCCTATTACGAGCTTGGCTGGGGCGGCTGGTGGTTCTGGGATCCTGTGGAGAACGCCTCCTTCATGCCATGGCTGGTCGGCACCGCGCTGATTCACTCTCTGGCGGTGACAGAGAAGCGCGGCGTGTTCAAGAGCTGGACGGTGCTGCTGGCGATTGCCGCCTTCTCCCTGAGCCTGCTCGGCACCTTCCTGGTCCGTTCCGGAGTGCTGACCTCGGTGCATGCATTTGCCACCGACCCTGCGCGTGGCGTGTTCATCCTGGCCTTCCTGCTAATCGTGGTCGGTGGTTCGCTGACCCTGTTCGCCATCCGTGCACCGGTGGTCAAGAGTCAGGTCGGTTTCGCCCTGTGGTCGCGCGAGACCCTGCTGTTCGTGAATAACCTGATCCTGGTGGTGGCGGCCGCGATGATTCTGCTCGGCACCCTCTATCCGCTGGTGCTGGATGCCATGACCGGGGCCAAGCTGTCGGTCGGTCCGCCGTACTTCAACGCGCTGTTCGTGCCGCTGATTGGTCTGCTGATGGCGATGATGGCGATAGGCGTGCTGGTGCGCTGGAAGGACACGCCGCTGCGTTGGCTGCTTGGCATGCTGGCTCCGGTGCTGGTCGGCAGTGGGGCGTTGGCGGTACTGGCGACCTTTATGCTCGGCGACTTCAGCTGGGCGGTGCTGGGTGTCTGTCTGCTGGCTGGCTGGGTGGTATTGGCCGGGGTGCGCGACATTTATGCCAAGACCCGCCACAAGGGCCTACTCAAGGGCCTGCCAAGCCTGACCCGCAGCTATTGGGGTATGCAGACGGCGCACCTCGGCCTGGCCGTGTGCGCCCTTGGGGTTATCCTCACCAGCACAGGCAGCTTCGAGCGCGACATGCGCATGGCGCCGGGCGACTCGGTGGAGATGGGCGGTTACCAGTTCATCTTCGAGGGCGCCGAACACTTCGAAGGGCCGAACTTTACCTCGGACAAAGGCACCGTACGGATCCTCGAAGACGGCCAGCAGATTGCTGTGCTGTACCCGGAGAAACGCCTGTATAGCGTGCAGCAGTCGGTGATGACCGAGGCCGGAATCGACGCCGGCATCACCCGCGACCTGTTCGTGGCGCTGGGTGAGCCGCTGGAAGACGGCGCCTGGGCCGTGCGCGTGCACATCAAGCCGTTCGTGCGCTGGATCTGGTTCGGCGCCTTGCTGATGGGCTTTGGTGGTTTCCTCTCGGCTTCCGATAAGCGCTACCGGATGAAGGTGACCACTCGGGTGCGTGAAGCTCTGGGCATGGCGGGGGCGCAAGCATGAAGCGACTGATCCTGTTGTTGCCGTTGGCGGTCTTTCTCGCAGTGGCGCTGTTTCTCTACCGTGGCCTGTTTCTCAATCCGTCCGAGCTGCCTTCGGCGTTGATCGGCAAGCCATTTCCGGGGTTTTCCCTGCCGGCGGTAGAGGGCGGTGAAACCATCAGCCAGGACGACCTCAAGGGCAAGCCGGCGTTGGTCAATGTCTGGGCCACCTGGTGTGTATCCTGCCGGGTCGAGCACCCGGTATTGAACAAGCTGGCACAGCTGGGCGTGACCATCCATGGAGTCAATTACAAGGATGAAAACGCTGCGGCGCAGAAGTGGCTGACCGAATTCCACGATCCCTACCAGCTCAATATCGACGATGCGCATGGCTCGTTGGGTCTGGATCTGGGCGTGTATGGCGCGCCAGAGACCTTCCTGATCGACAAGGACGGCATCATCCGCCACAAGTTTGTTGGCGGGATCGACGAGCGGGTCTGGCGCGAACAACTGGCGCCGCTGTATCAAACGCTGGTCGATGAGGTCACGCCATGAGGCGTTTACTCAGTGCCGCAGTGCTCGGCCTGGCCCTGCTCGGCACCGCTCAGGCGGCGATCGATACCTATGAATTCGCCGACGAGGCGCAGCGCCAGCGTTATCGCAACCTGATTGAAGAGCTGCGTTGCCCCAAGTGCCAGAACCAGAACATCGCCGACTCCGATGCGCCGATTGCCTTGGATCTGCGTGCCGAAGTCTACCGCATGCTGGGGGAGGGCCAGAGCAACGAGCAGGTCATTGAGTTCCTGGTGTCGCGCTACGGCGATTTCGTCCTCTACAAACCGCCGGTCACGGCCCGCACGCTGTTGCTGTGGTACGGCCCTGCAGGTCTGTTGGCCACTGGCTTCGTGCTGCTCGGCGTGGTCGTACTGCGTCGTCGTGGCAAGAAATCTGCGGGTTCGAGCGGTCTTTCCGCCGATGAGCAGCAACGCCTGGCTGCCCTGTTAAATCAAACGCCTCAGGATAAGAAAGACTGATGATCGAATTCTGGCTGTCCGCCGGCCTGCTATTGCTGGCTGCCCTGGGTTTTCTGCTGATACCGGTGTTGCGAGGCCGTAAGGCCCAGGCCGAAGAAGACCGCACCGCATTAAATGTCACCCTCTATCAGGAGCGCCTGCAGGAGCTGGAGACTCAGCATGGGGCCGGTGCGCTGAGTGATGAGCAATGGCAAAACGGTCGCGACGAAGCGGCCCGTGAACTGTTGGCCGACACTGACGGTGCCGAGAGTAAAGCCAGGGTCGGCGTGCTCGGCAGCAAGGTGCCGCTGACCGCCGCCTTGCTGATGCCGCTGCTGGGCTACGGCTTGTACCTGTACTGGGGTGCAATCGACGATGTCGAACGTGCGCGGACCTTCGCCGAGCAGCCGCAGACCATCGAAGCGATGACCACGCGTCTGGAAGCATCGGTGAAGGCTGATCCGACGTCCGCCGAAGGCTGGTACTTCCTCGGCCGTACCTACATGGCCCAGGAGCGGGCCGCTGAGGCTGCTACTGCCTTCGAACGGACGGTGGAGATCAGCGGACGCGAGCCGGAGTTGCTCGGCCAGTGGGCGCAGGCTCTGTATTTCGCTGGCGACAAACAATGGACCGAGCAGCTGCAGGCGCTGACCGATGAAGCGTTGAAGGCCGACCCGGAGGAAGTCACCAGCCTCGGCCTGCTCGGGATCGCCGCTTATGAAGAAGGGCGTTTCGAGGCGGCCATTGGTTTCTGGGATCGCCTGGTCGCGGTATTGCCGGAGCAGGACCCCTCACGCCAAGCCATTCAGGGCGGAATCGAGCGTGCCCGAGAACGCCTGGCTGCGCCGACGGACGCTACGCCGGCTGCCGCCGCGAGCGGGCAGTTGACGGTCAAGGTCGACTTGGCAGCGGCACTAAAAGACAAGGTA encodes:
- the ccmE gene encoding cytochrome c maturation protein CcmE is translated as MNPVRKKRLFIVLAILAGVGIAVALALSALQQNINLFYTPTQIANGEAPQDTRIRAGGLVEEGSVTRSSNSLETDFVVTDGAENVTIRYSGILPDLFREGQGIVAMGKVNADGVLIADQVLAKHDENYMPPEVMHALEQSAMKQKYDAAQQGGAQ
- a CDS encoding cytochrome c-type biogenesis protein, with product MRRLLSAAVLGLALLGTAQAAIDTYEFADEAQRQRYRNLIEELRCPKCQNQNIADSDAPIALDLRAEVYRMLGEGQSNEQVIEFLVSRYGDFVLYKPPVTARTLLLWYGPAGLLATGFVLLGVVVLRRRGKKSAGSSGLSADEQQRLAALLNQTPQDKKD
- the ccmI gene encoding c-type cytochrome biogenesis protein CcmI, giving the protein MIEFWLSAGLLLLAALGFLLIPVLRGRKAQAEEDRTALNVTLYQERLQELETQHGAGALSDEQWQNGRDEAARELLADTDGAESKARVGVLGSKVPLTAALLMPLLGYGLYLYWGAIDDVERARTFAEQPQTIEAMTTRLEASVKADPTSAEGWYFLGRTYMAQERAAEAATAFERTVEISGREPELLGQWAQALYFAGDKQWTEQLQALTDEALKADPEEVTSLGLLGIAAYEEGRFEAAIGFWDRLVAVLPEQDPSRQAIQGGIERARERLAAPTDATPAAAASGQLTVKVDLAAALKDKVQPNDSVFVFARAASGPPMPLAVKRLTVADLPAEVSLSDSDAMMPQLKLSGFEQVLLIARISRSGNATAGEWIGRSQPLASSSTEPQQLTIDTAEGQAQ
- a CDS encoding heme lyase CcmF/NrfE family subunit; translation: MIPELGHLAMILALCLTLVQASLPMIGAWRGDRQWMSLAVPAAWGQFAFLVFAFICLTYAFMVDDFSVAYVAHNSNSALPWYYKFSAVWGAHEGSLLLWALILAGWTFAVSIFSRQLPEEMLARVLGVMGMISVGFLLFLIVTSNPFERLLPNSPVDGRDLNPLLQDFGLIIHPPMLYMGYVGFSVAFAFAIAALLGGKLDAAWARWSRPWTVVAWAFLGIGIALGSWWAYYELGWGGWWFWDPVENASFMPWLVGTALIHSLAVTEKRGVFKSWTVLLAIAAFSLSLLGTFLVRSGVLTSVHAFATDPARGVFILAFLLIVVGGSLTLFAIRAPVVKSQVGFALWSRETLLFVNNLILVVAAAMILLGTLYPLVLDAMTGAKLSVGPPYFNALFVPLIGLLMAMMAIGVLVRWKDTPLRWLLGMLAPVLVGSGALAVLATFMLGDFSWAVLGVCLLAGWVVLAGVRDIYAKTRHKGLLKGLPSLTRSYWGMQTAHLGLAVCALGVILTSTGSFERDMRMAPGDSVEMGGYQFIFEGAEHFEGPNFTSDKGTVRILEDGQQIAVLYPEKRLYSVQQSVMTEAGIDAGITRDLFVALGEPLEDGAWAVRVHIKPFVRWIWFGALLMGFGGFLSASDKRYRMKVTTRVREALGMAGAQA
- the ccmD gene encoding heme exporter protein CcmD, coding for MSFTSFAAFFAMGTHGAYVWSSFGISLAVLALNVALPLLARRRYLQDEARRLRREKLQ
- a CDS encoding DsbE family thiol:disulfide interchange protein, encoding MKRLILLLPLAVFLAVALFLYRGLFLNPSELPSALIGKPFPGFSLPAVEGGETISQDDLKGKPALVNVWATWCVSCRVEHPVLNKLAQLGVTIHGVNYKDENAAAQKWLTEFHDPYQLNIDDAHGSLGLDLGVYGAPETFLIDKDGIIRHKFVGGIDERVWREQLAPLYQTLVDEVTP